A stretch of DNA from Hippoglossus stenolepis isolate QCI-W04-F060 chromosome 16, HSTE1.2, whole genome shotgun sequence:
CAGCAAGTTGATGGCTGTttgttaacatttctttttgtttgtcctgTAGAAACACCAATAAGAAGTACAACATCATGGCTTTCAATGCCGGAGACAAAGTCAACTGTTCAGCGTGGACACAGGTGGGCTTCATTCAGTAGCACATAACAGATAATGCTGCAATTGTCATTAAGCAGGGCACAGGGTGAGTGCTGAAATGACACACTGTGTTGTTACCCATGGTGAGAGCCATAGCACCCATATttgagttttgtgtttctgaacaGCTCCCCCTCTCATTTTCCAGGCTCGTATGGAAAGAGACATGAGTGCTCGGCGGATAtatggggaggaggagacagcggAAGGTGCAGCTGGTAGTGAGTTTGGCAAAAAGCAGCGTGAGGAAGCACGGAGGAAGAAGTTTGGTATTGTGACACGTGAGTTCAAAGTGGAGGACCAGCCCTGGATCCTCAAGGTCAATGGCAAGGCTGGcaagaggtgaggaggagggagacgctTCTCTTTGCCCTGATTCACACTACATTGCAtccacacacatactgtattcaTGATGTAACTGAAACTGGCGTTTAATGTGATGTTTAGGTCATTGTTGACAAAAATCTCTGAAGAGGAATTTACACATCAGACCTGTTTGCTTtacagcctctctctctgtctatgtcAGATTCAAAGGTCTAAAGAAGGGCGGCGTTACAGAAAATGCATCCTACTACATCTTCACACAGTGTCCGGACGGAGCCTTTGAGGCCTTCCCTGTCAATGGCTGGTACAACTTTGTACCGCTGGCCAAGCACCGAACTCTCACtgctgaggaggctgaggaggagtgGGGCAGGTTAGAAAGGGGAAGACCAGGGAGGGGTGGCTGTTGGTAGAGGAAGAGTTTACACCACTGGTGTAGGTGTCAAAGTAAATTGCTGACATTGCTGTATCTTTTCAGGAGGAACAAGGTGGTGAATCACTTCAGCATCATGCTTCAGAGGCGTTTCCGGGAGCAGGAGCGTGGtgacgatgacgatgacgaGACAGAGAAGTctgggaagaagaaaaaaaaggggggtggCGGAAGAGGGGGTGAACTGCGCATCCATGACCTAGAAGAGGACCTGGAGATGAGCAGCGATAGTGACAGCAGTATGGGGGAAGGTAAGTAGACAGAAACATACCTGAGGCCATATCTGTCCacatcctccctccttctgtcatatctctttttttttttttttcttcaacccGTCTCTTCGTGGGACAGATGGGGAGAGCAAGTCAAAGGCCAAGAAAAACGCAGGAAAAGGGGacgcaaagaagaagaagcgaaAGAGCAATGACAAAGAGGCCTTAGAAGACAGTGACGACGGAGACTATGAGGGCCTAGAGGTGGATTACATGTcagatgagagcaggtcagaACACAAATGCTCCCACTTTATGgattgtgtatgtatgtgtgtatatatatgtatgtgtgtgggtgtgtgttttttgttgtttctgtatttCCTCTGATTAGTCTGTAACTTTGTGATTGCAGCTCAGATGAAGAGCCGGAAAAGGGAAAGCCCAGCAAAGGAGAAGACCACCCTAAAGGTGAGGCCAACTGCAATATTACTGAACCATTTACAATCCATATAGAAATAAATCATAGATAATAAACAAGAATCATTTCTCATTAAAGATTGATGGCCGCAATTTTATGCGTGTATAATATTgttaatgaaacaaaatgttctTCATAGGAATTGATGAGGCATCAGAAagtgaggaagagagtgaggaagagaagcagaatgaagaggaaggaaaagaggaagatgaagaggaggaagggaagaaaaCCCCGGTCCaagtggaaaagaagaagaaaaaaggtaCAGTCTTCACTTTGGTCACTTTGATGAAATGCAAACTTGAAAGAGGTGCCAACGAACACAATGGATGTGAAATGATACACTTCTCTGCTTGACGTGAgttttgtggatttgtgtgtgacagacagcaGCGGAGAATCGGAAAGCTCGGACGACAGTGACATCGACGGAGAGACGGCCTCGGCTTTGTTCATGGTGGTTACTGAGTGTGTGGCTGAGTGAATGGAAATTACTGTATTCTATGGTTTAGTCTTGCCCAGAAGTTGCATGGGTCTAACTTTGTTGCTGTAGCAAGTATATGGCTTCATGGGGCTTCAAACAACTCTTGCAAAATGTGGCATAGGTGTGCAGCAAATTCTCTACATAAGCAAAGTTCATGCTGTTGAGTTCTAGCAGCTAATGCATGTtggtgctgagtgtgtgtgaatggttctGTCATTTGTTTGCATCGTTTGcttttttattcttatcaaGCATCTCTCTTGCtcttgctctcgctctctcagaAAAAGCGCACTCCTCCTAAACGTGCAGGTGGGCGTGGCTCTGCAGGCAGCTCCAGGACTGGCAGTCGTCCGGGGACACCATCCATAGACTCGGCCTCCACTTCAAATACACTCCGTGCTGCTGCCAGCAAGCTAGAGCAAGGTACACATCGGTGGCGCGCAGTGACTTTAAATCACGAGCCGTTAGTTTTTAGACAGGAATATCAACTGGGTTGAGACATTTTCCCGACATTGCCTTTCACATAGGAAGAACGCAACAGGAGACCATTTGGGTCAACTTTATTCTGTGCCATTTGAATCTGCCAATCACGTTTTTGCCAAGACTATTCTCTGATTTAAAATTGATCTTTATTTGAATGAACCGATATCAATTCATAAAAAGGATGATCATCACACTCAAGTCCCCGGGGGGGAAATAAGTAAGGTTTTT
This window harbors:
- the gtf2f1 gene encoding general transcription factor IIF subunit 1, with the translated sequence MTSLGSSNSSSTEYTVRVPKNTNKKYNIMAFNAGDKVNCSAWTQARMERDMSARRIYGEEETAEGAAGSEFGKKQREEARRKKFGIVTREFKVEDQPWILKVNGKAGKRFKGLKKGGVTENASYYIFTQCPDGAFEAFPVNGWYNFVPLAKHRTLTAEEAEEEWGRRNKVVNHFSIMLQRRFREQERGDDDDDETEKSGKKKKKGGGGRGGELRIHDLEEDLEMSSDSDSSMGEDGESKSKAKKNAGKGDAKKKKRKSNDKEALEDSDDGDYEGLEVDYMSDESSSDEEPEKGKPSKGEDHPKGIDEASESEEESEEEKQNEEEGKEEDEEEEGKKTPVQVEKKKKKDSSGESESSDDSDIDGETASALFMKKRTPPKRAGGRGSAGSSRTGSRPGTPSIDSASTSNTLRAAASKLEQGKRQPPGPATDSPAAKRLKMEPSSQSPAPSGKSTPQPPSGKSTPSSSDVQLTEEAVRRYLIRKPMTTKDLLKKFQTKRTGLSSEQTVNVLAQILKRLNPERKNVNDKMHFYLTE